A genomic segment from Streptomyces sp. NBC_00459 encodes:
- the tap gene encoding telomere-associated protein Tap — MSTENELFSAVDALLEQVAQDDLPVPAERKRLREAAGLSQAQIATALDARREAVGNWETGRTEPRPPKRAAYARLLEGLAARFPAPEIEAADEPAVPEAFTAAPAPEAAPAPSAPAAAKAPARPAASTTRSSSTSRRPGAKKAAKATTSTAAVADARFENGPLAVVDCEDGQVSAYCVGGLVLDVPAKSIPALVDWTLTEARLGQARLHRNGRDADPVLVLTPAALERYGLPAALSDEERRAGRLPDSHKVVKQIKKAELQLTQLGFGPWARIYRDPEGSWRRCVQVCIPSWNALDAREWDNKDDPQIPFMHPADLARYLGTYAQLVITPRGTASTTGLELMTALRPPTRAEKDESTGNFERAFNADALTAVYDVVECEVPDEHPVLKGKFERHHLRTPAEMLMEEPYDWCRPLTDDECRNPYLIAIDINMSFAAAANGLTVGLNGPTHLKNNPTFDASLPGSWLVDLSHVDLARVFGRAVDHGRLPSPFTPKGDHPTGPAWYATPTVAYAVELGFDVAPIEAHVRTQTGRYLDPWYKRLREAYVTTMADLGVTTAMNGQEFLDAMARSRNTDPTMALLAKAIKATAKGGIGKLRQRNRGQVAYYEPWPALKRETWRPDIRAAVLASQRVGIHRKLMKTAAAADLYPVAIGTDAIVYPSPGPSPLDVLPYTDEGKLAAGTFRLGVSPGMVKHQGTQTVLWAEQQFEEAGAVFNIANLIKNDPTAGEGE; from the coding sequence GTGTCCACTGAGAACGAGCTGTTCAGTGCTGTCGATGCGCTGCTGGAGCAAGTCGCGCAGGATGATCTACCGGTCCCCGCAGAGCGCAAGCGTCTGCGTGAGGCGGCGGGCCTGAGCCAGGCGCAGATCGCCACGGCGCTGGACGCGCGCCGGGAGGCGGTGGGGAACTGGGAGACCGGGCGGACCGAGCCGCGGCCGCCGAAGCGCGCCGCCTACGCCCGGCTGCTCGAAGGCCTCGCCGCGCGCTTCCCCGCTCCCGAGATCGAGGCGGCTGACGAGCCAGCCGTGCCGGAAGCGTTCACCGCCGCGCCCGCCCCGGAGGCGGCTCCTGCTCCGTCGGCGCCGGCCGCCGCGAAGGCACCCGCCCGACCGGCGGCGAGCACGACCAGGTCGTCGTCGACGTCACGGCGCCCGGGCGCGAAGAAGGCCGCGAAGGCCACCACTTCAACGGCGGCCGTGGCCGACGCGCGTTTCGAGAACGGGCCGCTGGCGGTCGTCGACTGCGAGGACGGGCAGGTGTCGGCGTACTGTGTCGGCGGCCTGGTCCTGGACGTGCCCGCCAAGTCGATCCCGGCGCTGGTCGACTGGACGCTGACCGAAGCCCGGCTCGGGCAGGCCCGGCTGCACCGCAACGGCCGTGACGCCGACCCGGTCCTGGTCCTCACCCCGGCCGCGCTGGAGCGCTACGGCCTGCCCGCCGCCCTGTCGGATGAGGAGCGGCGCGCGGGCCGGCTCCCGGACAGCCACAAGGTGGTCAAGCAGATCAAGAAGGCCGAACTCCAGCTCACCCAGCTTGGGTTCGGGCCGTGGGCGCGGATCTACCGGGACCCGGAGGGCTCCTGGCGCCGCTGCGTGCAGGTGTGCATCCCCTCGTGGAACGCGCTGGACGCCAGGGAGTGGGATAACAAGGACGACCCGCAGATCCCGTTCATGCACCCCGCCGACCTCGCCCGGTATCTCGGCACGTACGCGCAGCTGGTGATCACGCCGCGCGGCACCGCGTCGACGACCGGCCTGGAGCTGATGACCGCGCTGCGCCCGCCGACCCGCGCGGAGAAGGACGAGTCGACCGGGAACTTCGAGCGGGCGTTCAACGCGGACGCGCTCACGGCGGTGTACGACGTCGTGGAGTGCGAAGTCCCGGACGAGCACCCGGTCCTCAAGGGGAAGTTCGAGCGCCACCACCTGCGGACCCCGGCAGAGATGCTGATGGAGGAGCCGTACGACTGGTGCCGGCCGCTGACCGATGACGAGTGCCGGAATCCGTACCTGATCGCCATCGACATCAACATGTCGTTCGCCGCAGCCGCGAACGGCCTCACGGTCGGGCTGAACGGGCCGACCCACCTGAAGAACAACCCGACGTTCGACGCCTCGCTGCCCGGCTCCTGGCTGGTCGACCTGAGTCACGTCGACCTCGCCCGCGTGTTCGGTCGCGCTGTCGACCACGGCCGGCTCCCGAGCCCGTTCACTCCGAAGGGCGACCACCCGACCGGACCGGCCTGGTACGCCACACCCACCGTCGCGTACGCGGTGGAGCTCGGCTTCGACGTCGCACCGATCGAGGCACACGTGCGAACCCAGACCGGCCGCTACCTGGACCCCTGGTACAAGCGGCTGCGCGAGGCGTACGTGACGACAATGGCCGACCTCGGTGTCACCACCGCGATGAACGGCCAGGAGTTCCTGGACGCGATGGCCCGATCGAGGAACACCGACCCGACGATGGCGCTGCTCGCAAAGGCGATCAAGGCAACCGCGAAGGGCGGCATCGGCAAACTGCGCCAGCGCAACCGGGGCCAGGTCGCGTACTACGAGCCGTGGCCGGCACTCAAGCGGGAGACGTGGCGCCCGGACATCCGGGCCGCCGTGCTCGCGAGCCAGCGGGTCGGCATCCACCGCAAGCTGATGAAGACCGCCGCCGCGGCCGATCTGTACCCGGTCGCGATCGGCACCGACGCCATCGTCTACCCCTCCCCGGGCCCGTCCCCGCTGGACGTCCTGCCCTACACGGACGAGGGCAAGCTGGCGGCGGGCACGTTCCGGCTCGGGGTCTCGCCGGGCATGGTCAAGCACCAGGGCACCCAGACCGTGCTGTGGGCAGAGCAGCAGTTCGAGGAAGCCGGCGCGGTGTTCAACATCGCCAACCTCATCAAGAACGACCCGACCGCCGGAGAAGGGGAATAG
- the tpg gene encoding telomere-protecting terminal protein Tpg, whose amino-acid sequence MTDSLGDSLDQALEGAFACRIPQSAQAQVKYLVKQLKGTKAAAQALGISQRTVERYVAGKFKRPRRDLRERIEREVRKRWQPQIRAKAKKKASSTGGLVVSTRARFGFTAAPGTTDDARIRDITQALPPRWADRLFEARDSGANEQQLQRIAAKGLAEMYFRNNNTRAAGLGVEFTDVEHIQIEL is encoded by the coding sequence ATGACCGACTCGCTCGGGGACAGCCTGGACCAGGCGCTGGAAGGGGCGTTCGCCTGCCGCATCCCGCAAAGCGCCCAGGCGCAGGTGAAGTACCTGGTCAAGCAGCTCAAGGGCACCAAGGCCGCCGCGCAGGCGCTCGGGATCTCCCAGCGCACCGTGGAGCGGTACGTCGCGGGCAAGTTCAAGCGGCCCCGCCGCGACCTGCGCGAGCGCATCGAGCGGGAGGTCAGGAAGCGGTGGCAGCCGCAGATCCGGGCGAAAGCCAAGAAGAAGGCCTCAAGCACGGGCGGTCTGGTCGTCTCCACCCGGGCGAGGTTCGGATTCACCGCCGCGCCGGGCACGACCGACGACGCCCGGATCCGCGACATCACCCAGGCCCTGCCGCCCCGCTGGGCGGACCGCCTCTTCGAGGCCCGCGACAGCGGCGCCAACGAGCAGCAGCTCCAGCGCATCGCAGCCAAAGGACTTGCGGAGATGTACTTCCGGAACAACAACACCCGGGCGGCCGGCCTGGGCGTGGAGTTCACCGACGTGGAGCACATCCAGATCGAGCTGTAG
- a CDS encoding AraC family transcriptional regulator — MISALNQLVDLVEEHLVEELDVDKLARALGTTEYHLRRMFSSLAGMPLLEYVRRRRMTVAAADVVRGKEDLLGIAVRHGYGSSEAFGRAFRAVHGVGPGDVRRNGGPLRTQPQLRFRLTVEGSIPMDTRLVDRPAFRLAGHATRVPLIHQGVNPHIQEHIAALPPEEHLRLKALSDTEPKGLLQVTDDLDPDSREGSELTYLHGVALSRDTPVPDGLDTIEVPPGMWAVFRTSGPHPQALQTTWAATATEWFPSNPWRLRPGPSVVSVLERADDFSTATCELWLPVEPA; from the coding sequence ATGATCTCGGCACTCAACCAACTTGTCGATCTTGTCGAGGAGCACCTCGTCGAGGAGCTCGACGTCGACAAGTTGGCCAGGGCGCTCGGCACTACCGAGTACCACCTGCGTCGGATGTTCTCGTCGTTGGCCGGTATGCCGCTGTTGGAGTACGTGCGGCGGCGCCGGATGACAGTTGCCGCCGCCGACGTCGTGCGGGGCAAGGAGGATCTGCTGGGTATCGCCGTCCGGCACGGATACGGCTCGAGCGAGGCGTTCGGACGCGCGTTCCGGGCGGTCCACGGTGTCGGCCCCGGTGACGTTCGCCGTAATGGAGGCCCCTTGCGCACACAACCGCAGCTCAGGTTCCGCCTGACTGTTGAAGGGAGTATCCCCATGGACACCCGCCTCGTCGACCGCCCTGCATTCCGGCTGGCTGGACACGCAACCCGGGTTCCGCTTATTCACCAGGGCGTCAACCCGCACATCCAGGAGCACATCGCCGCGCTGCCGCCGGAGGAGCATCTGCGGCTCAAGGCCCTCAGCGACACCGAACCGAAGGGCCTGCTGCAGGTCACCGACGACCTCGATCCCGACAGCCGTGAGGGCAGTGAACTGACCTACCTGCACGGAGTCGCCCTCAGCCGGGACACACCGGTCCCGGACGGGCTCGACACCATCGAGGTACCACCTGGCATGTGGGCAGTCTTCCGTACCAGCGGACCGCATCCACAGGCCCTTCAGACGACCTGGGCGGCAACCGCGACCGAGTGGTTCCCCTCCAACCCGTGGCGGCTGCGCCCGGGCCCCTCGGTCGTCTCCGTCCTCGAGCGCGCGGACGATTTCAGCACCGCGACGTGCGAGCTATGGCTCCCCGTCGAACCAGCGTGA
- a CDS encoding HNH endonuclease, with translation MALWEAWDSKCYWCTKPVEFSFSEIDHIIPKDVTEADLAELKTAYGLRADFDLHDPQNLAPICRPCNGVEGKSNSIRQAGVTMNYLASAEKRRPAVLKRVQNFGRSGKVAAHVLEAATADLSQPDIRREFLDTAPAVVRVLAMTDQGIGDYRSFREAEVCIDDEDGLWQRIDVALDDRGRLTIALLENLCAAELEDVLQDPVVQLIQEIRSRVTAGFESMDTSDPITAGPPTSDFINLNIDSLDFLRYAGQVEFTFQGAFEAGFAASVVRSSSDGGGTDDLQGDATVSGTFSFVADWDLADDPAQVHTGDCTIEDWDQDLNVG, from the coding sequence ATGGCCTTGTGGGAAGCGTGGGATTCGAAGTGCTACTGGTGTACCAAGCCCGTGGAGTTCAGCTTCTCCGAGATCGACCACATCATCCCCAAGGACGTCACCGAAGCGGACCTGGCAGAGCTCAAGACGGCCTACGGTCTACGGGCCGATTTCGACCTCCATGACCCGCAGAACCTCGCCCCGATCTGCCGCCCGTGCAACGGAGTGGAGGGCAAGAGCAACTCCATACGCCAAGCGGGCGTCACGATGAACTATCTGGCCAGCGCGGAGAAGCGCCGTCCTGCCGTGCTCAAACGAGTTCAGAACTTCGGCAGGTCGGGCAAGGTGGCCGCCCACGTGCTTGAGGCCGCCACCGCCGATCTCAGCCAACCCGACATCCGGCGTGAGTTCCTGGACACCGCCCCCGCGGTCGTCCGGGTCCTGGCGATGACAGACCAAGGCATCGGCGACTACCGGTCGTTCCGGGAGGCAGAGGTATGCATCGACGACGAGGATGGGCTGTGGCAGCGCATCGACGTGGCACTGGACGACCGAGGACGGCTCACGATCGCACTCCTGGAGAACCTGTGCGCCGCCGAACTGGAGGACGTCCTCCAAGATCCGGTAGTGCAGCTCATCCAGGAGATCCGCAGCCGCGTCACAGCCGGGTTCGAGTCCATGGATACGAGTGACCCGATCACCGCCGGGCCGCCCACCAGCGACTTCATCAACCTCAACATCGACTCTCTCGACTTCCTACGCTACGCCGGGCAAGTCGAGTTCACCTTCCAGGGCGCCTTCGAAGCAGGCTTCGCAGCGTCCGTGGTCCGCAGCAGCTCAGACGGGGGCGGGACGGACGACCTGCAAGGCGACGCTACGGTCAGCGGAACGTTCTCCTTTGTGGCCGACTGGGACCTCGCCGATGACCCAGCGCAGGTACACACAGGCGACTGCACCATCGAGGACTGGGATCAGGACCTCAACGTCGGGTAA